Proteins encoded within one genomic window of Alteribacter populi:
- a CDS encoding GNAT family N-acetyltransferase: MLIPYQRDYEKIAMGLLSYMPNEKKVKKLQHTIAQYASDSNWQLYLWKEDAFIGVIGIEEAEDTTYLQHLCVNPSYRDEGVAKRMVQAVEKQNGIILCATKSTGDFLESCNKESS; the protein is encoded by the coding sequence ATGCTCATTCCTTATCAGCGAGATTATGAAAAAATTGCAATGGGGTTACTTTCCTATATGCCGAATGAAAAAAAGGTTAAGAAGCTTCAACATACCATTGCGCAATATGCGAGTGACTCAAACTGGCAGCTTTATTTATGGAAAGAAGATGCTTTTATTGGCGTCATCGGGATCGAAGAAGCGGAAGATACAACTTATTTGCAACATCTTTGTGTCAACCCATCATACCGTGATGAAGGGGTTGCCAAGCGTATGGTTCAGGCAGTAGAAAAACAAAATGGAATAATATTGTGCGCGACAAAGTCTACAGGCGATTTTCTGGAATCGTGCAACAAAGAAAGCTCTTAG
- a CDS encoding DUF309 domain-containing protein, whose amino-acid sequence MPFSYPKAYLEYLVYFQGERDLFECHEVMEEYWKQEKDPQWLALIQLSVSLYHHRQENFRGASRLLEKVIDMVENDRKRYEKLGIRVAPFVKQLYDRQKAINNLHPYTSFNIPLADATLEEECKKRCMEQGLSWCAMENAHNRDEYLIYKHRKRDRSEVVLARQESLLNKRKEREAD is encoded by the coding sequence ATGCCTTTTTCATACCCGAAAGCATATCTCGAATATTTAGTGTATTTCCAAGGTGAAAGAGACCTTTTTGAATGCCATGAAGTCATGGAAGAATATTGGAAACAGGAAAAAGATCCCCAATGGCTCGCGCTCATTCAGCTCTCTGTCTCTCTTTATCATCACAGACAAGAAAATTTCCGAGGCGCCTCTCGTCTCCTTGAAAAAGTTATTGATATGGTAGAAAATGACCGTAAGCGTTATGAGAAACTTGGTATTCGTGTTGCTCCCTTTGTGAAGCAATTGTACGATCGACAAAAAGCGATCAATAATCTTCACCCCTATACATCATTTAACATCCCACTTGCAGACGCCACACTTGAAGAGGAATGTAAAAAACGATGTATGGAGCAAGGTCTCTCTTGGTGTGCAATGGAAAATGCCCATAATCGAGATGAGTACTTGATTTATAAGCACCGAAAAAGAGACCGCAGCGAAGTCGTTCTTGCCCGTCAAGAAAGTTTGCTGAATAAACGAAAAGAAAGGGAGGCTGATTGA
- a CDS encoding segregation/condensation protein A — translation MQYNVKLQSFEGPLDLLLHLIQKNDLDLHDIPVAQITDQYMSYIHAMQVLQLDVASEYLVMAASLLEMKSKLLLPAQDDIIDEEEYFLEEDVEDPRDDLMKRLIEYKRYKEAAGELKEKEVARSQLFSKPMTDLTPLLEEEPQEVSKVDVTLYDMLDAFQKMMKRKTEKKPVYSTVHREEVPIERRMTQIIDRLMQGNGKTRFSELFEENSRTQKVVTFLAILELMKSNMIGCEQVGNFDDIFVFQQEVFAGE, via the coding sequence ATGCAGTATAATGTGAAATTGCAATCTTTTGAAGGTCCATTGGATCTTCTTTTACACTTAATTCAAAAAAATGATCTTGATTTACATGACATTCCGGTTGCTCAGATCACAGATCAGTATATGTCTTACATCCATGCGATGCAAGTGCTTCAACTAGACGTTGCAAGTGAGTACTTGGTTATGGCGGCCTCTTTATTAGAAATGAAAAGTAAACTTCTCCTTCCCGCTCAGGATGATATTATAGATGAAGAGGAATACTTCCTGGAAGAAGATGTTGAAGACCCGCGAGATGATTTAATGAAACGTCTCATTGAATACAAACGATATAAAGAAGCAGCTGGCGAATTAAAAGAAAAAGAGGTAGCTAGAAGTCAGCTTTTCTCTAAACCTATGACCGACCTAACCCCTTTATTAGAGGAAGAGCCTCAGGAAGTATCGAAAGTTGACGTCACACTTTATGATATGCTCGATGCCTTTCAAAAAATGATGAAAAGAAAAACAGAAAAAAAACCGGTGTATTCAACAGTTCATCGAGAAGAAGTTCCTATTGAGAGAAGGATGACACAAATTATTGATCGTTTAATGCAAGGAAACGGTAAAACGAGATTTTCCGAGCTGTTTGAAGAAAATTCTCGAACACAAAAAGTCGTAACCTTTTTAGCCATACTGGAGTTGATGAAATCAAACATGATTGGCTGTGAACAGGTCGGGAACTTTGATGATATTTTTGTCTTTCAACAAGAGGTGTTTGCAGGTGAGTAA
- the scpB gene encoding SMC-Scp complex subunit ScpB — MSNKEMKAIIEGLLFVSGEEGIDIGQLMDVLQVDKITIQSWMEELMESYQSEERGLQIVEYGGSYQLTTKAAHAPYFKKLVQSPSTATLSQAALEALAIIAYKQPISRVEIEDIRGVKSERPIRTLQGKSLIKEVGRAEGTGRAILYGTTNEFLEQFGLRSTDELPPLPTDVESDGIEGEVDLFFEKFQEQLDQNLSS, encoded by the coding sequence GTGAGTAATAAAGAAATGAAAGCAATAATTGAAGGACTTTTGTTTGTGTCTGGTGAAGAAGGTATAGACATAGGACAGCTAATGGATGTTCTTCAAGTCGACAAGATCACAATTCAGTCCTGGATGGAAGAATTGATGGAAAGTTATCAATCTGAAGAGAGGGGTTTACAAATTGTGGAATACGGTGGAAGCTATCAGCTGACCACAAAAGCAGCGCATGCCCCATACTTTAAAAAGCTTGTTCAATCCCCAAGTACTGCAACTCTCTCTCAGGCTGCATTAGAAGCACTGGCGATTATTGCCTATAAGCAGCCGATTTCGCGAGTGGAAATTGAAGATATCAGAGGAGTAAAATCGGAAAGGCCAATTCGTACACTCCAAGGGAAATCTTTGATTAAGGAAGTAGGACGTGCAGAGGGGACAGGAAGAGCGATATTATACGGAACAACCAATGAGTTTTTAGAACAATTCGGTCTCCGCTCAACAGACGAGCTTCCACCATTACCAACGGATGTTGAAAGTGATGGTATAGAAGGAGAAGTGGATCTATTCTTTGAAAAATTCCAAGAACAACTTGATCAAAATCTTTCATCTTAA
- a CDS encoding DUF3907 family protein: protein MGNNLVKHQLSFTEESLSRAANEIRVFLNGVTLDSLAYDRDQSLNVEHIEPLLDELRRLLVYCDEGGESCKIILSGETFRKAAAEKTLYWIFHQCIEEFFQPRLDAWYEDSRAAYTGKNAIKFRNRVPKAIETLMANLEGPMQQMREELEYYETDYHTKVIHSERK from the coding sequence ATGGGAAATAATTTAGTTAAGCATCAACTTTCCTTTACGGAAGAGAGTCTTTCAAGAGCGGCAAATGAAATACGGGTTTTCTTAAACGGAGTCACACTGGACTCCCTTGCTTATGATCGTGACCAATCGTTAAACGTGGAGCATATCGAACCACTTTTAGATGAATTAAGAAGGCTATTAGTCTATTGCGATGAAGGTGGAGAATCTTGTAAAATTATTCTCTCAGGGGAAACATTCCGTAAAGCAGCTGCTGAAAAAACGTTGTATTGGATTTTTCACCAATGTATAGAGGAGTTTTTTCAGCCTCGTCTAGATGCATGGTATGAAGACAGTCGTGCCGCATATACGGGTAAAAACGCGATCAAATTTCGTAATCGTGTACCAAAAGCCATTGAGACGTTAATGGCAAATCTGGAAGGCCCAATGCAACAGATGAGAGAAGAGCTGGAATATTATGAAACAGATTATCATACAAAAGTTATTCACTCCGAACGAAAATAA
- a CDS encoding DUF421 domain-containing protein has protein sequence MNTTFPSLTIELLFGFFALLILTKILGKTQITQLTPFDFISALVLGELVGNAIYDKDIGLNYVLYAVGLWGTFIYFIEYITQKWKKSRGLLEGKPSIVIRDGIIDREQLKKSKLDLDQLQHLLRDKDVFSLKQVEYAILEANGTVNVLKKVPFQTVNKQDFQLPPQKASISISFISDGEWVEENVQQTPYKKDALVERFTKEGIRIKDILYAEWTQDEPLYLQITHYPYIKTLQI, from the coding sequence ATGAATACGACATTCCCTTCATTAACCATTGAGTTACTTTTCGGGTTTTTCGCTTTGCTCATTTTGACAAAAATTTTAGGGAAAACACAAATAACCCAGCTTACTCCCTTTGATTTCATCTCTGCTCTCGTTTTAGGAGAGCTTGTAGGTAACGCGATTTATGACAAGGATATTGGATTAAATTATGTATTATATGCTGTTGGATTATGGGGAACATTCATATATTTCATTGAATACATTACACAAAAATGGAAAAAAAGCAGAGGATTATTAGAAGGGAAGCCTTCAATTGTTATCCGCGATGGGATCATCGATCGGGAACAGTTAAAAAAATCCAAACTTGATCTCGATCAGCTTCAGCATTTACTTAGAGATAAAGATGTCTTTTCACTAAAACAGGTAGAATACGCCATTTTGGAAGCTAATGGAACTGTGAATGTACTGAAGAAAGTACCGTTCCAAACGGTCAACAAACAAGATTTTCAACTTCCACCTCAAAAAGCTAGCATTTCGATTTCTTTTATAAGTGATGGAGAATGGGTTGAAGAGAATGTACAGCAAACACCTTATAAAAAAGATGCATTAGTGGAGAGATTTACAAAAGAGGGCATAAGGATAAAAGACATCCTATATGCTGAGTGGACGCAAGATGAGCCACTTTATTTACAAATCACTCATTACCCTTATATAAAAACCCTTCAAATATAA
- a CDS encoding DUF1657 domain-containing protein — translation MTVVTQVKQTLAGLKSAQASLEGFALQTDNQQAKQMFQQAAQDTQMIVDSLNPRLQQIEQEEPQYRQ, via the coding sequence ATGACAGTAGTAACACAAGTAAAGCAAACGTTGGCAGGGTTAAAAAGTGCGCAAGCCAGCTTGGAAGGTTTTGCATTGCAAACTGATAACCAACAAGCAAAACAAATGTTTCAGCAGGCAGCACAAGACACACAAATGATTGTGGATAGTCTGAACCCTCGACTTCAGCAAATAGAACAAGAAGAACCGCAATATCGTCAATAA
- a CDS encoding YhcN/YlaJ family sporulation lipoprotein → MKRNKIVLCFLVIMVVSMNLWGCQTNDQAKGQRKENAEVTYIQKKSDVDQGKADTAKREVSNMKEVEKVTAASVDNDIYVALTVEGFDRFFLERIRKDAQDAIKKKYKQDHIHVSTDRKISSELEAIEKRLLKNGVKKEQLKTELKKIEDDMKG, encoded by the coding sequence TTGAAGCGAAATAAAATCGTTCTTTGTTTTCTTGTGATCATGGTTGTTTCTATGAACCTCTGGGGATGCCAAACAAATGATCAAGCAAAAGGGCAAAGGAAAGAGAATGCTGAAGTGACGTATATTCAGAAAAAGAGTGACGTTGATCAAGGAAAGGCAGATACCGCTAAACGAGAAGTGAGTAATATGAAGGAAGTAGAAAAAGTAACGGCTGCCTCGGTGGATAACGATATCTACGTCGCTTTAACAGTAGAGGGGTTTGACCGTTTTTTCCTTGAACGAATACGTAAAGATGCTCAGGACGCAATTAAGAAAAAGTATAAGCAAGATCATATTCATGTCTCGACAGATCGGAAAATTTCTTCTGAATTAGAAGCTATAGAAAAAAGGTTATTGAAAAATGGTGTTAAGAAGGAACAATTGAAAACGGAGCTAAAAAAAATTGAAGATGATATGAAAGGGTAG
- the spoVAC gene encoding stage V sporulation protein AC, with protein MGKKQQREKLTPEQKKYQQTAQKHEIQRPVFKNCIKAFLIGGFICIIGQAIQLFYMYQFDFTEKTAGNPTVATLIFVAVLLTGFGVYDRFAQFSGAGTAVPVTGFANSVASAAIEHRTEGYVLGVGGNMFKLAGSVIVFGTFAAFVIALITTLLSMGG; from the coding sequence GTGGGAAAAAAACAACAACGTGAAAAGCTTACACCTGAACAAAAAAAGTACCAACAAACTGCTCAGAAGCATGAAATTCAAAGGCCTGTTTTTAAAAATTGTATAAAGGCATTTTTAATTGGTGGCTTTATATGCATAATCGGACAAGCTATACAGCTCTTTTATATGTACCAGTTTGATTTCACTGAAAAAACAGCGGGAAACCCTACTGTTGCCACGTTAATATTTGTTGCTGTATTGTTAACAGGCTTTGGCGTTTATGATCGTTTTGCTCAATTTTCGGGAGCAGGAACGGCGGTTCCAGTAACAGGCTTTGCAAACAGTGTTGCATCTGCTGCAATTGAACATAGAACAGAAGGATACGTTTTAGGTGTCGGTGGGAATATGTTTAAACTTGCTGGATCAGTAATCGTTTTCGGAACGTTTGCAGCTTTTGTTATTGCTCTTATTACAACGCTTTTAAGTATGGGAGGATAA
- the spoVAD gene encoding stage V sporulation protein AD, translating to MLSGHRTWVFENRPVITSTGVVVGPFEGNGRLSDDFDTIHEDLWCGQDSYEKAQKKLFEDATLKALDKAGKKPDDVQFVFAGDLSNQITSTSFACRTLAIPYFGLFGACSTSMEGLAMAAFVMNYQGAEYILTGSVSHNAVVEKTFRYPTEYGSQKPPTSQWTVTGSGMALLSQGGAGPVVTSATIGKVIDLGMSDPFNMGGAMAPAAVDTITAHLKERNITADYYDLIITGDLGKIGRSIALDLFKQQGTEIDVDRFQDCGLLIYRDDQPVFAGASGSGCSAAVTYGHFLNRMKRGELTRILVVATGALLSPLTFQQNESIPCIAHAVSIEAGGNNSQ from the coding sequence ATGCTATCAGGCCATCGAACTTGGGTTTTTGAAAATAGGCCTGTCATCACATCAACAGGGGTTGTCGTAGGACCTTTTGAAGGGAATGGTCGGTTATCAGACGACTTTGATACGATTCATGAAGACCTTTGGTGTGGCCAGGATTCTTATGAAAAAGCCCAAAAAAAACTATTTGAAGATGCTACTCTAAAAGCTCTCGATAAAGCCGGGAAAAAACCTGATGACGTTCAGTTTGTTTTTGCGGGAGACTTATCCAACCAAATCACATCGACCTCTTTTGCTTGCAGAACATTGGCGATCCCTTATTTTGGCTTGTTCGGTGCTTGTTCGACCTCAATGGAAGGGCTGGCAATGGCTGCATTTGTCATGAATTATCAAGGGGCTGAATATATCCTGACTGGATCGGTGAGTCATAATGCTGTTGTGGAAAAGACATTTCGTTATCCAACAGAGTACGGATCGCAAAAACCGCCAACGTCCCAATGGACGGTGACAGGATCTGGTATGGCACTATTGTCGCAAGGAGGAGCAGGTCCGGTAGTGACTTCTGCTACGATCGGAAAAGTGATTGATTTAGGAATGTCCGATCCCTTTAATATGGGTGGGGCAATGGCGCCAGCAGCTGTGGATACGATTACGGCTCATTTAAAAGAACGTAACATTACAGCTGATTATTATGACCTGATTATTACAGGTGATTTGGGTAAAATTGGCAGGTCAATTGCACTTGATTTATTTAAGCAGCAAGGGACAGAAATTGATGTTGATCGCTTTCAAGATTGCGGCCTCCTAATTTACCGTGATGACCAGCCTGTTTTTGCGGGAGCGAGCGGTTCAGGCTGTTCAGCTGCAGTTACGTATGGCCATTTTTTAAATCGTATGAAGCGAGGCGAGCTTACGCGTATTCTCGTAGTCGCAACTGGAGCCTTATTATCTCCATTGACATTCCAACAGAATGAATCGATTCCTTGTATTGCACATGCAGTATCGATTGAGGCAGGAGGGAACAACAGCCAATGA
- the spoVAE gene encoding stage V sporulation protein AE: MTFVWAFIVGGLICVIGQIMMDVGKLTPAHTMSALVVSGAVLDGVGLYEPLIDFAGAGATVPITSFGNSLVHGAIAEAEQNGLIGIVTGIFEVTSAGISSAIIFGFIAALIFKPKG; the protein is encoded by the coding sequence ATGACTTTTGTCTGGGCGTTTATAGTAGGGGGATTGATTTGTGTAATCGGCCAAATAATGATGGATGTAGGTAAATTAACACCTGCTCATACAATGAGTGCGCTCGTTGTTAGTGGTGCTGTTTTAGACGGAGTCGGACTTTATGAACCGTTGATTGATTTTGCTGGAGCAGGTGCAACAGTGCCGATCACAAGTTTTGGGAACTCCCTCGTTCACGGAGCGATAGCGGAGGCAGAACAGAACGGGTTGATTGGAATTGTAACAGGGATCTTTGAGGTGACCAGTGCGGGGATATCTTCAGCGATTATTTTTGGATTCATTGCAGCTCTAATTTTCAAACCAAAAGGGTAG
- a CDS encoding DUF1657 domain-containing protein produces the protein MTVASQVKQCLASLQSLEAGFNQLQTETKDEEAHDVFRKAALKIRTVAQDVEKRVYQLEIEEPQYKN, from the coding sequence ATGACAGTTGCGTCACAAGTCAAACAATGTTTAGCATCCTTACAATCACTGGAAGCTGGATTTAATCAATTGCAAACAGAAACCAAGGATGAGGAAGCTCATGATGTTTTTCGAAAAGCGGCCTTAAAAATAAGAACAGTTGCACAAGACGTAGAAAAAAGAGTATATCAACTGGAAATTGAAGAACCTCAATATAAAAATTAA
- a CDS encoding DUF421 domain-containing protein translates to MPGWLEVTIRTVSALVLILASARLLVRKNLQHMTQTEFIVMAFFGAMLGIGAVNLAIPIVFPLLGFFIATLILYSLQLVKLKSRTVRFWLQAQPVPVIKNGKVLEEELKKQRLSSDDLETELRRKGIFQVQDVEFAMLEETGEIDALLKKDKQPITPKDMSIQVGNVKETETVIRDGKIQDEPLNRLGFSRRWLEEKITQKDYTIDNVFLAQVDRDGQLYTDVYDDQLKQSPPTEKQALYTTLKKVQADMQSFSLQTENTQAKQMYAVHAQELAELEQNVKPYLLD, encoded by the coding sequence ATGCCAGGGTGGTTAGAAGTAACGATACGTACCGTAAGTGCTCTAGTATTAATTCTTGCTTCAGCTAGACTGCTGGTTCGAAAAAACTTGCAGCACATGACTCAGACTGAATTTATCGTGATGGCATTTTTTGGAGCGATGTTAGGTATTGGCGCTGTTAATCTGGCCATTCCAATTGTCTTTCCTTTACTTGGTTTTTTTATTGCCACGCTTATCTTGTACTCCTTACAATTAGTAAAGCTAAAAAGCCGAACGGTACGCTTTTGGCTTCAAGCACAGCCTGTTCCAGTTATTAAAAACGGAAAGGTACTTGAAGAAGAATTAAAAAAACAACGCCTTTCAAGTGATGATTTGGAAACTGAATTACGTAGAAAAGGAATTTTTCAAGTTCAAGATGTAGAGTTTGCCATGCTGGAGGAGACGGGAGAGATTGATGCGCTTTTGAAAAAGGATAAGCAGCCAATCACTCCTAAAGATATGAGCATTCAAGTAGGAAACGTCAAAGAAACAGAAACCGTTATACGAGATGGAAAAATTCAAGATGAACCATTAAACCGATTAGGTTTTTCACGGCGCTGGTTAGAGGAGAAAATTACCCAAAAGGATTATACGATTGATAATGTCTTTTTAGCGCAAGTTGATAGGGATGGACAATTATATACAGATGTGTATGATGATCAGCTTAAACAATCTCCACCTACTGAAAAACAGGCACTTTATACGACGCTAAAAAAAGTACAAGCTGATATGCAATCATTTTCGTTGCAAACAGAAAATACCCAAGCGAAGCAGATGTATGCCGTGCATGCACAAGAGCTGGCAGAACTTGAACAGAATGTTAAACCGTATTTACTTGACTAA
- a CDS encoding DUF421 domain-containing protein, with protein MTLPQELLIILFRVGTILPLLLTITLFMGKRAIGNLPVFDFLIIMTLASVTGADIADPKVHHIHTVVAILAITLLQRCSAYLMIKNRKIGKIMTFEPTIVVHNGKILSRNLKKIRYSVDNLLQMLREKDVFDVADVEVAIVEGNGTLSLHLKHEKANVTIEDLQLTKKSPGIAYPVILEGTIYSSVLNNLGLDLKWLHGELQKQGIQNVNNVFFASVNDKKELYISERSYSAEGPLFYH; from the coding sequence ATGACCCTTCCTCAGGAATTGTTAATAATACTTTTTCGGGTAGGTACCATTTTACCTTTATTGTTAACGATTACGCTTTTTATGGGAAAAAGAGCAATAGGTAATCTTCCAGTTTTTGATTTTTTAATCATTATGACACTCGCTTCTGTCACTGGAGCCGATATTGCTGACCCTAAAGTCCATCACATTCATACTGTAGTGGCAATATTAGCGATCACGTTATTGCAACGATGTTCAGCTTACCTCATGATCAAAAATAGGAAGATCGGTAAAATCATGACGTTTGAACCAACGATTGTTGTTCATAATGGAAAAATTCTCTCTCGTAATTTGAAAAAGATTCGCTATTCTGTAGACAACCTTTTGCAAATGCTTCGAGAAAAAGATGTATTTGATGTAGCAGATGTTGAGGTAGCAATTGTTGAAGGAAACGGTACGCTCTCATTGCATCTAAAGCATGAAAAAGCAAACGTAACAATAGAGGATTTGCAACTAACAAAAAAATCACCAGGTATTGCATACCCAGTGATTCTGGAAGGTACAATCTACTCTTCAGTTTTAAACAATTTGGGGCTTGACCTCAAATGGTTACATGGTGAACTTCAAAAGCAAGGTATCCAAAACGTGAACAATGTTTTTTTCGCAAGTGTAAATGATAAAAAAGAGCTTTATATTTCTGAACGATCTTATTCAGCTGAAGGTCCTCTCTTTTATCATTAG
- a CDS encoding D-alanyl-D-alanine carboxypeptidase family protein yields the protein MKKQAVISLIIIFLLLTLQGEGYRVKAVDFTQGTSAKGAVLIEQESGRVLYEKEAHTPMRIASITKIMTAILAIEAGSLEEKVTVSSRAEGTEGSSLYLKAGEKLPLKDLVYGLMLRSGNDAAVAIAEQVGGSLEGFIYLMNEKAREIGMNNTIFNNPHGLDDHEDHYSSAYDMALLMRYAMENETFREISSTKTYRASERENGYRVFNNKNRLLTQLYKYSTGGKTGYTKRAKRTLVSTAAKDDVELIAVTLNAGSDWHDHMNLFNWAFAHFNKVQLVTEGKIQEVNDPYYEDKLYASHNFVYPLSEEEVGQVEQKLLLLTPPGDDRWLEKGHPDSVGAIHLHLNDEKIGVVPLTFETEVEQKRSFLQKVWDIFFIIHGVKTSG from the coding sequence ATGAAAAAGCAAGCAGTGATTTCACTTATAATTATTTTCCTATTACTAACTTTACAAGGTGAAGGATATAGAGTTAAAGCGGTCGACTTCACACAGGGCACCTCTGCAAAAGGCGCCGTATTAATCGAGCAGGAAAGTGGTCGGGTTTTATACGAAAAGGAAGCTCATACACCGATGCGTATTGCGAGCATTACAAAAATCATGACAGCGATATTAGCAATTGAAGCGGGAAGTCTCGAAGAAAAAGTTACGGTGTCTTCACGAGCAGAGGGAACAGAGGGGTCCTCTCTTTACTTAAAGGCAGGAGAAAAGTTACCGTTAAAGGATTTAGTTTATGGTCTCATGCTCCGTTCTGGAAATGACGCAGCCGTGGCCATTGCTGAACAAGTAGGTGGAAGTTTGGAAGGGTTTATTTATTTAATGAATGAAAAAGCCCGGGAAATTGGAATGAACAATACAATTTTTAATAATCCTCATGGGTTGGATGACCACGAAGATCATTATTCCTCGGCGTATGATATGGCTTTGCTTATGCGCTATGCAATGGAAAATGAGACGTTCAGAGAAATATCCTCCACGAAAACATATCGTGCGAGCGAGAGGGAGAATGGGTACCGTGTGTTCAATAATAAGAACCGCCTTCTTACCCAGCTATATAAATATTCTACTGGTGGGAAAACCGGTTATACAAAAAGGGCAAAACGAACGCTTGTATCTACTGCTGCCAAAGATGACGTTGAATTAATTGCTGTTACGCTAAATGCGGGGAGTGATTGGCACGATCATATGAATTTATTCAACTGGGCTTTTGCCCACTTTAATAAAGTTCAACTGGTGACTGAAGGGAAAATACAAGAGGTAAATGATCCCTATTATGAAGACAAACTTTATGCATCTCATAACTTTGTGTACCCGTTAAGTGAGGAAGAAGTAGGACAAGTCGAGCAAAAACTTCTTTTATTAACTCCCCCTGGAGATGATCGATGGTTAGAAAAAGGCCACCCTGATTCTGTTGGAGCGATTCACTTACATTTAAACGATGAGAAAATCGGTGTCGTACCGTTAACCTTTGAAACAGAAGTAGAACAAAAACGTTCGTTTTTACAAAAGGTATGGGACATTTTTTTCATAATTCATGGAGTGAAAACCAGTGGTTAA
- a CDS encoding nucleoside recognition domain-containing protein, which translates to MVNLIWVILFVIGIAFAAVNGTMEEVNKAIFDGAKEAVTICIGLISVLTFWLGLMKVAERGGILRGLSRLMGPFVKRLFPDVPKDHPAMGYILSNMSANMFGLGNAATPMGIKAMEQLKQLNGGKDEASRSMITLLAINTASITLIPTTVISIRLNYGSGSPTEIVGTTILATAFSTTGAILIDRFFYYRRMRRKRV; encoded by the coding sequence GTGGTTAACCTCATTTGGGTAATATTATTTGTCATTGGAATCGCGTTCGCCGCTGTAAATGGAACGATGGAAGAAGTGAATAAAGCGATATTTGATGGAGCAAAAGAGGCTGTCACGATCTGTATTGGCTTAATCAGTGTGCTAACGTTTTGGTTAGGGTTAATGAAGGTGGCTGAAAGAGGAGGGATTTTACGTGGGCTGAGCAGGCTTATGGGTCCTTTTGTTAAACGGCTCTTTCCCGATGTGCCGAAAGATCATCCTGCTATGGGGTATATACTCTCTAATATGAGTGCTAATATGTTTGGATTAGGAAATGCAGCTACGCCAATGGGAATTAAGGCAATGGAACAGTTAAAACAACTTAACGGTGGTAAAGATGAAGCGAGTCGTTCAATGATTACACTGTTGGCAATTAATACTGCCAGCATTACGTTGATTCCGACGACTGTTATTTCTATAAGGCTGAATTACGGATCAGGTTCACCAACAGAAATTGTCGGGACAACGATCCTTGCTACAGCTTTTTCAACTACAGGAGCCATTTTGATTGACCGATTCTTTTATTATCGGCGGATGAGAAGGAAAAGGGTGTGA
- a CDS encoding spore maturation protein, whose product MNWITYLSLWLIPCLIGFILIVATIKKVPTYETFVDGAKEGVNMAFSIIPYLVGMLVAISVFRESGAMEFFIDMMKPLLHAIGIPADIVPLAMIRPLSGTGALGMTSDLIATHGPDSFIGRLASTMQGSTDTTFYVLTVYFGAVGIRKMGDALKVGLAADMIGVIASIVIVTMVFGSL is encoded by the coding sequence ATGAATTGGATAACGTATTTATCTTTATGGCTGATTCCGTGTTTAATCGGCTTTATTTTAATCGTTGCTACGATAAAAAAAGTACCAACCTATGAAACGTTTGTTGATGGAGCGAAAGAAGGGGTGAACATGGCCTTTTCGATAATTCCCTATTTGGTTGGTATGCTCGTTGCCATTAGTGTATTTAGGGAGTCCGGTGCGATGGAGTTTTTTATTGACATGATGAAGCCGTTGTTACATGCTATAGGTATACCAGCTGATATTGTACCATTAGCAATGATCCGCCCTTTGTCAGGTACAGGAGCTCTGGGGATGACCTCGGACTTAATAGCAACTCATGGTCCTGATTCATTTATCGGAAGACTAGCATCGACTATGCAAGGAAGTACGGACACAACGTTTTATGTCTTGACTGTATACTTTGGGGCCGTGGGAATTCGAAAAATGGGAGATGCATTAAAAGTAGGGCTTGCTGCAGACATGATTGGAGTCATAGCATCTATTGTGATTGTCACAATGGTTTTTGGATCACTCTAA